Proteins encoded together in one Hemiscyllium ocellatum isolate sHemOce1 unplaced genomic scaffold, sHemOce1.pat.X.cur. scaffold_609_pat_ctg1, whole genome shotgun sequence window:
- the LOC132814012 gene encoding uncharacterized protein LOC132814012 isoform X1 has protein sequence MWWRNSIVTQTLENRTATVTSQNQGTFPSQYRALLATNGHKPIKGESDGEPDRAVSGCIKQDGVDITHGDGVPQEIKLFLINNGNVSQDQVEDNDQEIRRCHGPQVSVLAVWNQNWLASRRQRVVVEGKYSAWKSVARAPRGMVHWGNRAKTMATDEWAPHSNQQTEVLPPSWDTSAVQDIRPRTFG, from the exons atgtggtggaggaactcgattgtgacccagacactggagaatagaacagcgactgttacatcacaaaaccaggggacgttccccagccaataccgagcc cttctggcaacaaatggccacaaaccgatcaaaggtgaaagtgacggtgaaccagacagagcagtcagtggctgcataaagcaggacggcgtggatattacacacggggacggagtacctcaggaaataaaactgttccttataaacaatgggaatgtgtctcaggatcaggtcgaggataatgaccaggagatccgccgctgccatggcccccag gtatctgtgttagctgtttggaatcagaattggctggccagcagaagacagcgagtggtagtagaaggaaaatattctgcctggaagtctgtg gcaagagcgcccagaggcatggtacattggggaaaccgagcaaagactatggcaacagatgaatgggcaccacacagcaatcaacagacagaagtgttgcctcccagttgggaCACTTCtgcggtacaggacattcgacctcggac
- the LOC132814012 gene encoding uncharacterized protein LOC132814012 isoform X2 — MWWRNSIVTQTLENRTATVTSQNQGTFPSQYRALLATNGHKPIKGESDGEPDRAVSGCIKQDGVDITHGDGVPQEIKLFLINNGNVSQDQVEDNDQEIRRCHGPQARAPRGMVHWGNRAKTMATDEWAPHSNQQTEVLPPSWDTSAVQDIRPRTFG, encoded by the exons atgtggtggaggaactcgattgtgacccagacactggagaatagaacagcgactgttacatcacaaaaccaggggacgttccccagccaataccgagcc cttctggcaacaaatggccacaaaccgatcaaaggtgaaagtgacggtgaaccagacagagcagtcagtggctgcataaagcaggacggcgtggatattacacacggggacggagtacctcaggaaataaaactgttccttataaacaatgggaatgtgtctcaggatcaggtcgaggataatgaccaggagatccgccgctgccatggcccccag gcaagagcgcccagaggcatggtacattggggaaaccgagcaaagactatggcaacagatgaatgggcaccacacagcaatcaacagacagaagtgttgcctcccagttgggaCACTTCtgcggtacaggacattcgacctcggac